The following proteins are encoded in a genomic region of Hymenobacter siberiensis:
- the kdsA gene encoding 3-deoxy-8-phosphooctulonate synthase, whose product MLQALANTLPHFRHTNSGQFFLMAGPCVIEGEDMALRIAERIKHMTDKLQIPFIFKGSYRKANRSRLDSFTGIGDETALRILQKVGREIGVPTVTDIHESTEAALAAEYVDMLQIPAFLCRQTDLLVAAAQTGKVVNIKKGQFLSGEAMKWAVDKVRQAGNPNVILTERGNSFGYSELVVDFRNLPTMRRFEVPVVMDVTHSLQQPNQASGVTGGQPALIETIAKAAIAVGADGLFIETHPTPATALSDGANMLPLDQLEALLQKLTRVRQAIQDRGEVELNQLP is encoded by the coding sequence ATGCTCCAAGCCCTCGCCAACACCCTCCCGCACTTCCGCCACACCAACTCCGGTCAGTTCTTCCTCATGGCCGGCCCCTGCGTCATCGAGGGCGAGGACATGGCCCTGCGCATTGCCGAGCGCATCAAGCACATGACGGATAAGTTGCAGATTCCCTTCATTTTCAAGGGCTCGTACCGCAAGGCCAACCGCTCGCGGCTGGACTCGTTCACCGGCATTGGCGATGAAACGGCGTTGCGCATTCTGCAAAAAGTAGGGCGTGAAATCGGCGTGCCCACGGTCACTGACATTCACGAATCGACCGAGGCTGCGCTGGCCGCCGAGTACGTGGACATGCTCCAGATTCCGGCCTTCCTGTGCCGGCAAACTGATTTGCTGGTAGCCGCCGCCCAAACCGGCAAAGTGGTTAACATCAAAAAAGGCCAGTTTCTGAGCGGCGAGGCCATGAAATGGGCTGTGGACAAGGTGCGCCAGGCCGGTAATCCCAACGTCATCCTCACCGAGCGCGGTAATTCCTTCGGCTATTCCGAGCTGGTGGTTGATTTCCGTAACCTGCCCACCATGCGCCGCTTCGAGGTGCCCGTGGTGATGGACGTGACGCACTCGCTGCAACAGCCCAACCAGGCCAGCGGCGTGACCGGCGGCCAGCCCGCCCTCATCGAAACCATTGCCAAAGCCGCCATTGCCGTAGGAGCCGATGGCCTGTTCATCGAAACCCACCCTACGCCCGCCACGGCGCTCTCCGACGGGGCCAACATGCTGCCGCTCGACCAGCTCGAAGCCCTGCTGCAAAAGCTGACGCGCGTGCGCCAGGCCATTCAGGACCGGGGCGAGGTGGAGCTGAACCAGCTGCCGTAG